The genomic stretch CGCGCCGAGACCGGTTCGCGCCGCCGCCGTCGCCGTAAGGGTGCCGCCGCCGAGGAGGCGCGCGCCGTCGAGGCCGCCTCCGAGGAGGAGCAGGAGTCCGCCGAGACGGCCGAGGACCTCGCCGAGGGCGAGGAGGCCGAGGAGACGGAAGGCGCCGAGGGCTTCGAGGAGGCCGGAGCGCGCCGCCGTCGCCGTCGTGGCGGCCGGCGCCGCCGTCGCGGTGACGTCGCCGAGGGCGAGGGCGCGGAGGCCGAGGAACTGGCCGCCGAGCAGGCCGAGCAGGACGCCGAGGACACCGCCGAGCAGGAGGAGGAGGACGCCGAGGAGGCCCGCGACGAGGTCGGCGGTTCCACCTCCAGCAGCCGGCGCCGTCGGCGCCGTCGTCGCCGTGCCGGTGACACGTCCGTGGACACCGAGCCCGGCGACGGCGACCCCGAGCGCACGGTCGTCAAGGTCCGCGAGCCGCGCAAGCCGAGCGAGCCGTCCGACGAGGTGCAGTCCATCAAGGGCTCGACCCGGCTGGAGGCCAAGAAGCAGCGCCGCCGGGAAGGCCGTGAGCAGGGCCGGCGCCGCGTTCCGATCATCACCGAGGCCGAGTTCCTGGCCCGTCGCGAGGCCGTCGAGCGGGTGATGGTCGTGCGCCAGTACGGCGAGCGCACCCAGATCGGCGTGCTCGAGGACGGCGTGCTCGTCGAGCACTACGTCAACAAGGAGCAGTCGACGTCGTACGTCGGCAATGTCTACCTGGGCAAGGTGCAGAACGTGCTGCCGTCGATGGAGGCCGCCTTCATCGACATCGGCAAGGGCCGCAACGCCGTCCTGTACGCCGGTGAGGTCAACTTCGAGGCGCTGGGCATGGCCAACGGCCCGCGCCGCATCGAGTCCGCGCTGAAGTCCGGCCAGTCCGTCCTCGTCCAGGTGACGAAGGACCCGATCGGGCACAAGGGCGCCCGGCTGACCAGCCAGGTCTCCCTCCCGGGCCGCTACCTCGTGTACGTCCCCGAGGGCTCGATGACCGGCATCAGCCGCAAGTTGCCCGACACCGAGCGGGCCCGGCTGAAGACCATCCTCAAGAAGATCGTCCCCGAGGACGCGGGCGTCATCGTGCGCACCGCCGCCGAGGGCGCGAGCGAGGAGGAGCTGCGCCGGGACGTCGAGCGGTTGCAGGCGCAGTGGGAGGACATCCAGAAGAAGTCCAAGAACGGCAACGCCCCGACGCTGCTGTACGGCGAGCCGGACATGACCGTCCGGGTCGTGCGGGACATCTTCAACGAGGACTTCTCCAAGGTCATCGTCAGCGGTGACGAAGCCTGGGACACCGTCCACGGGTATGTCTCGCACGTCGCGCCGGACCTCGCCGAGCGGCTGTCCAAGTGGACCTCCGAGGTCGACGTCTTCGCCACGTACCGGATCGACGAGCAGCTCGCCAAGGCGCTGGACCGCAAGGTCTGGCTGCCGAGCGGTGGTTCGCTGGTGATCGACAAGACCGAGGCGATGGTCGTGATCGATGTGAACACCGGCAAGTTCACCGGCCAGGGCGGCAACCTCGAAGAGACCGTGACCAGGAACAACCTGGAGGCGGCAGAGGAGATCGTGCGCCAGCTGCGGCTGCGCGACCTGGGCGGCATCGTCGTCATCGACTTCATCGACATGGTCCTGGAGTCCAACCGCGACCTGGTGCTGCGCCGCCTGCTGGAGTGCCTGGGCCGCGACCGCACGAAGCACCAGGTGGCCGAGGTGACCTCGCTGGGCCTGGTGCAGATGACCCGCAAGCGGGTGGGCCAGGGTCTGCTGGAGTCCTTCTCCGAGACCTGCGTCCACTGCAACGGCCGCGGTGTCATCGTGCACATGGAGCAGCCGACAGCCGTCGGCGGCGGTGGCGGCAAGCGCAAGAAGCGGGGCCGGGGCGGTGAGGTGCACGAGCATGTGCACGAGACCGCTGCCGTGGCCGTGGAGACGGGTGAGGCCGTCGAGCCGGAGGCGGAGACCGCGGCCGAGGTGGCCGCCGAGGTCGCCGTGCCGGCCGCCCTCCCCGCGCCCGAGTTCGCGCCGGACGAGGAGCTGTACAGCAGCGTCGCCGAGGCGGAGGCGGCGGCCACCCGTGGCCGTACCCGCCGTCGGGCGAGCCGCAGGGCCTCGGCTCCGGCGGGCGCGCCGAGGGCGGAGAAGGCTCCCAAGGCGGAGAAGGCCGAGAGGGCGGACAAGGCCGCAGTCGAGGCTGTCGCCGTGGCCGAGCAGGCCGCCGTGGCGGCGAAGGAAGAGGCGGTCGTGGCGCCGGTCGTCCCGGCGGCCGCCGCCGGGGAAGCGGTCGCCCAGGTGGCCGTCGCCGACCAGGCGGCTGCGGCGCCGCAGGCCGAGGCCGTCGAGGAGGCCGCGCCCAAGGGCCGTACGCGCCGTCGTGCGACCCGGAAGGTGTCGGCGCCGGNNNNNNNNNNNNNNNNNNNNNNNNNNNNNNNNNNNNNNNNNNNNNNNNNNNNNNNNNNNNNNNNNNNNNNNNNNNNNNNNNNNNNNNNNNNNNNNNNNNNNNNNNNNNNNNNNNNNNNNNNNGTGCCGTGCGCAAGGTCGGCGCGCCGACCGCGGCCGAGGAAGCGGCCGTCCTGGTCGTACCGTCGGCCGTGGCGGAGGAGGCCCCGGTGGTCACGGAGGCGGCCGAGGCGCCGGCCGAGGAGGCCGCTCCGGCCAAGAAGGCGGCCCGCAAGACCGCCAAGAAGGCCACGGCGAAGAAGGCCGCCGCCAAGAAGACGACGACGGCCAAGAAGACGGCTGCCAAGAAGACGGCCGCGAAGAAGACGACGGCCAAGAAGGCGGCCAAGACGGCCGCCGCGAAGTCGACGGCGAAGAAGACCACCACGGTCTCCGCCACCGGCGACGAGGGCTGACGCCCATGGGTGTGCGGCCGGTCCCGAGTGACCGGCCGCACACCGCCCCGGGCCCGGTTTGACCCCCTCGGCCCCGCCCCGTAACCTTGACCGTCGGCGTGTCACTGAGCGCGCCACATCCCCGTAAACCTCTTCCTCCCGGACGCAAGGCGGGCCGGGAGAGGTCGCCCATGCAACAAAGGGCGGCTGGCCTGCGGGGGTGCCGGTTCTGAACGAGCGAAAGAGAGATCCGCGTGTACGCCATCGTGCGCAGCGGTGGTCGCCAGCACAAGGTTGCTGTCGGCGACATCGTTGAGGTTGACAAGATTTCCACCGCCAAGGTTGGCGACACGGTCGAGCTCTCGACCCTGCTCGTTGTCGACGGCGACGCCGTGACGAGCGACCCGTGGGTGCTGGCCGGCATCAAGGTCCAGGCCGAGGTCGTGGACCACCACAAGGGCCAGAAGATCGACATTCTGCGCTACAAGAACAAGACCGGCTACCGCCGTCGGCAGGGCCACCGCCAGCAGTACACGGCGATCAAGGTCACGTCGATCCCCACGGCTGCGAAGTAAGGGACTGAGGAGACATGGCACACAAGAAGGGCGCATCGTCCACCCGGAACGGTCGCGACTCCAACGCCCAGCGGCTCGGCGTGAAGCGCTTCGGCGGTCAGGTCGTCAACGCGGGTGAGATCCTGGTCCGCCAGCGCGGCACCCACTTCCACCCCGGCGCCGGTGTCGGCCGTGGCGGCGACGACACGCTGTTCGCCCTGCAGGCCGGTGCGGTGGAGTTCGGTACCCACCGTGGCCGCAAGGTCGTGAACATCGTTCCGGTCGCCTGAATCGCCTGATTCAGCGCCGAACGCTTTCGCGAGGCGGACCTCACTTCCCGGTCGGGAAGGCGGGTCCGCCTTTCGCGTGTTAACCACTGTGTTGACGACGAGATATATCCGCACTTTTCTGGAGGCACCGAACCATGACCACCTTCGTGGACCGCGTCGAGCTGCATGTCGCCGCGGGTAACGGAGGTCACGGCTGTGCCTCCGTACACCGAGAGAAGTTCAAGCCGCTCGGCGGCCCCGACGGCGGCAACGGCGGGCGGGGCGGTGATGTCATCCTCACCGTCGACCAGTCGGTGACGACGCTGCTCGACTACCACCACTCGCCGCACCGCAAGGCCACCAACGGCAAGCCCGGCGAGGGCGGCAACCGCTCCGGCAAGGACGGCCAGGACCTGGTCCTGCCGGTCCCGGACGGCACGGTCGTGCTGGACAAGGCGGGCAATGTGCTCGCCGACCTCGTCGGCCACGGCACCTCGTACATCGCCGCACAGGGCGGCCGCGGCGGCCTCGGCAACGCGGCGCTGGCCTCCGCCCGCCGCAAGGCGCCCGGTTTCGCGCTGCTCGGTGAGCCCGGTGACCTCCACGACATCGTCCTGGAGCTGAAGACCGTCGCCGACGTGGCGCTCGTCGGCTACCCGAGCGCCGGCAAGTCCTCGCTGATCTCCGTGCTGAGCGCGGCCAAGCCGAAGATCGCCGACTATCCCTTTACGACCCTCGTACCGAACCTCGGTGTCGTGACGGCCGGTTCGACCGTCTACACCATCGCCGACGTGCCGGGTCTGATCCCGGGCGCCAGCCAGGGCAAGGGACTCGGTCTGGAGTTCCTGCGGCATGTGGAGCGGTGCAGTGTGCTGGTGCATGTGCTGGACACCGCGACCCTGGAGTCCGAGCGCGACCCGGTCTCCGACCTCGACGTCATCGAGGAGGAGCTGCGGCAGTACGGCGGCCTCGACAACCGGCCCCGGATCGTCGTCCTGAACAAGGTCGACGTGCCGGACGGCAAGGACCTCGCCGAGATGGTCCGGCCCGACCTGGAGGCCCGCGGCTACCGTGTCTTCGAGGTGTCGGCCGTCGCCCACATCGGGCTGCGCGAGCTGTCGTTCGCGCTGGGTGAGCTGGTCGGCAAGGCGCGCGCGGCCAGGCCGAAGGAGGAGGCGACCCGGATCGTCATCCGGCCCAAGGCCGTGGACGACGCGGGCTTCACCGTCACCCGCGAGGAGGTCGGCGGCGAGCCGCTGTTCAGGGTGCGCGGCGAGAAGCCCGAACGCTGGGTGCGCCAGACCGACTTCAACAACGACGAGGCTGTCGGCTACCTCGCCGACCGGCTCAACCGCCTCGGCGTGGAAGAGCAGTTGATGAAGGCGGGCGCCCGCAACGGCGATGGCGTCGCCATCGGTCCCGAGGACAACGCGGTCGTCTTCGACTGGGAGCCGACGGTCATGGCGGGCGCGGAGATGCTCGGCCGCCGTGGCGAGGACCACCGCTTCGACGAGGCCCGGCCTGCGGCGCAGCGCCGCAGGGACAAGCAGGCGGAGCGGGACGAGGCGCTGCGGGAGTACGACGAGTTCGACCCGTTCGAGTAAGGCTCGGTCTGCTGTTGCCGCCGCCCGGGGGCTGCCGCCCCCGGGCCTCCGCTTCGGCCTGAGGGACTTCGGCGTGAAGGACTTCGGCCTGAGGGCCTCGCCCGCAAGCCCCGGACCGGCTGTTCGGCCCAGGTGCGTTACCGGCCTGCCCGGCCTCCCGAAGCTGTCCACGGTCCGCCGAGCCTACGAGACCACCGCCGGTGACCCCAACTTCCAGGCGACGGACGACTGCTCCGTCGTACTCACGTACCTGCCGGACGTGCTGGTCCACGTCGTCGCGGGCGACGAGCACAACATGAAGGTCACTCAGCCCGTCGACGTCTTCATCGCCGACAAGCTGTTCCAGCTCGCCTCCACCGCCGCGCCCGAGCAGCAGGGCGAGGACGCCTACCGCGAACTCCTCACCGGCAGGACGCTGGTGATCTTCGCGGCGGCTCCTACGGCATCGGCAAGGACATCGCCGAACTCGCCGAGTCCTACGGCGCGCACGTCTACGCGCTGGGCCGCTCCACCACCGGCACCCACGTGGAGAACCCGGAGGAGGTCGACGACGCGCTGTCCAAGGCGTACGCGGAGACCGGCCGGATCGACTGCGTCGTCAACACCGCGGGCGTGCTGCGCATCGGCAAGCTCGCCGGGTGAGAACATCGTGCGGAAGCTGATCGCTGCCGACCCGCCCGTCCGCGTCTTGTACAAGCCGCACCCGTTCACCGGCACCGTCAGCAAGGAGGCCGACGCCGCGCACCGGCGGATCACCGCGCTGGTCGAGAAGGCCGCCGCCGAGCGTGCCGCCGATCCGCGCTTCACCGCCGGCAGGGCCGCCCAGGCCACGGCGACGGCGGACCTGGCCCGCATCGAGGCCCGGATCGCCGACCTGACCGGTAAGGGCGCCGACAGCAAGGGCGACGAGGCCGAGGCCACCCGCGACGGCATCGTCGACGTGGCCAAGCACCAGGAGATCGCCGGCTGCGCGCCGAGTGGAACACCGCCTACTGGCGCGCCTTCCCGTCGTACGAGCACCGTGTGATCGCAGGCGCCGGGCTGCGTCTGTACGACTGCTTCAACGTCTCCGACATCTCCTCCGTGGTCTCCGACTTCATCGCGAGCGGCAAGCCGTACGCGGTCACCGACTCCGGCCACTCCGGTCACGAGGAGTTCAAGCGGCAGAACACGGCCGTGCGCGCCGCCGGAGTGAACGCGGGCTGACCCCGCGGGCGTGAGAGGGCCGGCCCACGGACCGGCCCTTTTTCGTTCGCCTTACGTTCAGATTCCCTACAGATCGCTCTTACCCGGGCAGCCGAGCGAAGGTGAGTAGCTCTTACCTCTTGCGGCCTTGGCCAGTCCTGGCCTGGCAGGGGGCAAACCGCTTGCAAGGTAAGGCGGTCCAACGGGTTGCGATTAAGGTAAATCTTTCCATGAGCAACCAGTACGACCTCTCCACACCTCTCGCCGTACGCACATCGTGAGCGGACGGCTACGCACCGCCTGTCCGGAGGCTGGACCGGTGGGCAGGGGACGACCCCCTTCGCGTAGATTGCCAAGAGGCGGCCGGAACCGCGCGCGGGAACACGAGGGGAACAGAGGACAAGGTGGCAAGGGCTAGGCAGGCCGTGGGCGAGGCTCGCAGAATCGTGGTCAAAGTCGGCTCCTCGTCGCTGACCACCGCCGCCGGCGGCCTGGATGCCGACCGCGTCGACGCGCTGGTCGACGTGCTCGCCAAGATCCGCAGCGGGGGAGAGCGGGAGATCGTCCTCGTCTCCTCTGGTGCCATCGCCGCAGGGCTCGCCCCGCTCGGGCTGCGCCGCCGCCCGAAGGACCTCGCCCGGCAGCAGGCCGCCGCCAGCGTCGGCCAGGGCCTGCTCGTCGCCCGCTACACCGCCTCCTTCGCCCGCTACGGCGTCCGTGTCGGCCAAGTCCTGCTCACCAGCGACGACATGAGCCGCCGCGCCCATCACCGCAACGCCTCCCGCACCCTCGACAAGCTCCTCGCGATGGGCGCCTTCCCGATCGTCAACGAGAACGACACGGTCGCCACCGACGAGATCCGCTTCGGTGACAACGACCGCCTCGCCGCCCTCGTCGCCCACCTCGTCCACGCCGACCTGCTCGTCCTCCTCTCCGACATCGACGGTGTCTACGACGGCGACCCCAGCAAGCCCGGCACCTCGCGGATAGCGGAAGTGAAGGGCCCCGAGGACCTCTCCGGCGTCGAGATCGGCAGCGCGGGCAAGGCCGGCGTCGGCACCGGCGGCATGGTCACCAAGGTCGAGGCCGCCCGGATCGCTGCCGCCGCCGGCATCCCCGTGGTCCTCACCAGCGCCGTGCACGCGGCGGACGCGCTGAGCGGCGGCGACACCGGCACCTACTTCCACCCCACCGGCAAACGCTCCGCCGACCGCCTCCTGTGGCTGCAGCACGCCTCCACCCCGCAGGGCGCGCTGACCCTGGACGACGGTGCGGTGGACGCGGTCGTGAAGCGCCGCACCTCCCTGCTGCCCGCCGGAATCGCCGCCGTGGAGGGCGAGTTCAGCGCCGGTGATCCCGTCGAACTGCGCGACACGACAGGACGCGCGGTGGCCCGGGGGCTCGTCAACTTCGACGCCAAGGAGATCCCGCGGCTGATCGGGCGTTCGACCCGCGAGCTGGCCCGCGAGCTGGGTCCGGCCTACGAACGTGAGGTCGTACACAGGGACGACCTGGTGCTCCTGCACCCGTGACACTCGCAAAACCGCTCGTAAAACGGGGCGTAAGGACGGCCCCCGGTGGGGGACGTTCCGTAAAACCACCACGCGGAGCTCCAAGGCCTGCTCAACTTTGTGTCTGGGACATGTGAAGGAACACGTTCCATCAAGGGGCCATGCGAGCCAAGCGTGAAGGAGGCCGTCGTGAGACGAGCGCGCCCTGGGGCGACGTCGCGCGGTGCTCTGACGAGCGTCGCGGCCGGGGACGCCTACGAAGAGCCCAAGGACCTGCCCCGGCTGTGGCATGTCACCCTCAGCGTCTCCGGGGGAGAGGTCCCCCTGTCCGAGCTGCGGCGGGCCCTGGAACAACTGGCCCACGACCACCCCTTCCTGCTCACCAGCAGATACGCGCCCGACCACGCCGAGATCCGGTACTGGGAAGAGGCCCGTGATCTGCACGACGCCGCCGCCGTGGCCCTGCGTCTGTGGGGCGAGCACCGGCAGAGCGCCGGCCTGCCGGCCTGGGAGATTGTCGGCCTGGAGGTCATCGACCGCGAGACCTACCACCACCGCATCGCCGAGGGATACGGCCCGGCACCGGCGACGCCGGTCGGGGTGCATCCCTTTTGAGTGGTCCTGAGGGCTTGTCTCGCGGTTTGGGATGAGCGGTGAGCGCGCGGCACCGCGCACTACCCTTCCCTCATGACCACGCTCTCGCCGTACGACTCCATGTCCCCGGTCACCCAGGCCGCCTACCGGGCCAAGGCCGCCGCCGCCGACCTCGCGCCGCTCCCGCGCGCCGTGAAGGACGACGCGCTGCTCGCCATCGCCGACGCCCTGGAGGTCCGGACCAGCGAGATCGTCGAGGCCAACGCCAAGGACATCGCCAAGGCCCGGGAGAACGGCACCAGTGAGGCCATCGTCGACCGGCTCACCCTGACCCCCGAGCGGGTCCGCGCCATCGCCGCCGACGTCCGCGACGTCGCTAAGCTGCCCGACCCGGTCGGCGAGATCGTCCGCGGCTCCACCCTGCCCAACGGCATCGACCTGCGCCAGGTCCGCGTCCCGCTCGGCGTCGTCGGCATCATCTACGAGGCCCGCCCGAACGTCACCGTCGACGCCGCCGCCCTCTGCCTGAAGTCCGGCAACGCCGTGCTGCTGCGCGGCTCCGCCTCCGCCTACGAGTCCAACACCGCCCTCGTCCGCGTCATCCGGGACGCCGTCGGCGGCGCCGGGCTGCCCGCCGACGCCGTCCAGCTGGTGCCCGGCGAGAGCCGCGACTCGGTGCGCGAGCTGATGCGCGCCCGCGGCCTGGTCGACGTCCTCATCCCGCGCGGCGGCGCCTCCCTGATCCAGACCGTGGTCAGCGAGTCCATCGTCCCCGTCATCGAGACCGGAACCGGCAACTGCCACGTCTACGTCGACGCGACCGCCGACATCGACATGGCGATCGACATCCTGATCAACTCCAAGGCCCAGCGGGTCAGCGTCTGCAACGCCGCCGAGACCCTTCTCGTCCACCAGGACATCGCCCCCGAGTTCCTGCCGCGCGCCCTGGACGCCCTCGCCGAGGCCGGAGTCACCGTGCACGCCGACGAGCGGGTCATGGCCTACGCCAAGGACTCCCACGCGACCGTCGTGGAAGCCGTGGCCGAGGACTGGGAGACCGAGTACCTCTCCTACGACATCGCCGCCGCGGTGGTGGATTCGCTGGACAAGGCCGTCGAGCACATCCGGCTGTGGACCTCCGGGCACACCGAGGCGATCGTCACCACCTCCCAGCAGGCCGCCCGCCGCTTCACCCAGCTGGTCGACTCCACCACCGTCGCCGTGAACGCCTCCACCCGCTTCACCGACGGCGGCCAGTTCGGCTTCGGCGCCGAGATCGGCATCTCCACCCAGAAGCTGCACGCCCGCGGCCCGATGGGCCTGCCGGAGCTGACCAGCACGAAGTACATCGTCACCGGCGACGGACACGTGCGCCCCTGAGATTCACCTGTTCGGCCGTATGTCCCGGGAAGGGGGCGGGCGGCCGAAAAGACGTCTCACCAGTCAGACGAATTTCCATACCGTCTGCCCAAATTGACCCCCCAGGTCTACTCTGGACCCGTGCCGGAGGACGTGGGGGGTACGCCGTTCCCTGACGGCTGGGAGCCCGACGACGACCACGACCGCGGGGTGTCGGACGAAGAGTTCGCCTCCGTGGTCTTTGACGAGGCCTTCGTACAGGCGGCTGCGGTCCATGAGCCGACCGCCGTCGAACGCCTTCTGGCCGCAGCACAGGCCAGAGCCGAGGCCTCCGAGGCGGAGGCCCGCCGCGCCCACGCCCGAGGTGAGCGCTACGACGACAAGTACTCCCCCGAGGGGACCGATCTCAGCCAAGATCGGGACGACGACGAGCTGGACGACACCTACGTCCTCGACGAGCGCCACAGCCCCTTCGGCCACTACGGCAAACAGGTCCGCTGGCACCGCCCCGTCGCCTGGCTGCTCGCCGTCGTCATGGGCATAGGCATGGTCGCCCTGGCCTTCGCCGCCGTCTACCGGGGCGGCTCCGCCGGCACCCGCGACGGGGTCCCCACGCCCGCCTCGACCGGCCTGGAACAGGGCAGCGCCGCCGCGCCCTCCGCCGCCGCCGACTCCTCCCAGCCGGCCGCGTCGGCCATCCCGCGCTCCCCCTGAGCGCCCGTCCCCAATCTTGGTGAGCACCTGTCAGAAGTTGTCGTGTAGCAGGGCGTTTACCTGAGGCCCACGAGACCTACTCTGAAAGTATGGGCGGGCCTGGAGACCCACCGGAGGGCACACCCGAGGGCGGCCCCGCAGGTGGAGAGGACGAGTACCGATCCGTCGTCTTCGACGAGTCGTTCGTCCGCGCTGCCCGCCTCCAGGAGTACTCCGCCGAGGAGCGGATGGCCGACCACGCGCCCGCCGTACGCCGCCGCCCGCCCCTGCACCGCGGACTCACCCGGCAGGCCCTGGTCCTCGTCCTGCTGATCGCCGTCGCCTTCGGCACCGCGGTCTACATGGGCGTCCGCCACCCCTACGGCCCCCCGCAGACCCGGCGTCCCGCCGAGCCGCTGCGGATGACGGTGATCCCGCTCTCCCCGACGGACAAGGTGCCCGGCGCCGCCGACCCCGAGTACCTGTACGCGCACAGCCACGCCGCCCCGTTCGATGTCGGTGCCAAGGGGATACCGCTGCCGGCCGCCCGCAGCACCGCCCACTTCTCCAACAGCCAGGTCGTGGCCGCGCTCACCACCGCCAAGGACTACATAGTCCGCTCCTCGCTCTACCCCGAGGTGCTGACCGGCCGCGAGGTCAGCCCCGTCCGGTCCCTCATCGACTCCGACCAGCTCGACCAGTTCGACCAGAGCTTTGACCACCCGGTGGCGGACGGCCGCCACGCCCCCACCGGCTGGCTGGTCCGCCTCGACCCCTCCCGCGCCCAGCTCGCCGACGACCGGATCCGCGTCCAGGGCGATCTGCAGGCCGTCGAGAGCGACTCGAGCGCGCTGGAGGTCACCGCCGACCACACCTTCGTCTACGCCCTGCGCCCCACCGGTGCCGCGGCCGGAGCCGCCGTGTCGCTGTTCACGGTCCGCCGCGAGGTGACCTTCCGCTTCACCCGCGACGACCTGCGCACCCACCAGGTCCAGCTGGTCACGTCCTACGTCCAGGCGGGCCCCCTCTCCTGCGCCGAGGACTCCACCGCCTACCTCCGCCCCCTCCTGGCCGGCCAGACGGCCCGCACCGGCGGCCCCGCGGGCACCGACCCGTACGAGACGGACAGCCCTGCGGCCCTGTGCGGGACGCTGGCCGCTGGAGCCGAGCCGAAGGTGTGAGCGGCGTTTTCAGTACCGACCCGGTGAGGGTGCGGCGTCTTTCCGGGCACTTTGGACCTGGCACTTTGGACCTGGCACCTTGGACCTGGCATCCGGGACCGGCCCCTCGGGCCGAGGAGAGTTCGGCACCGCCGGATCCCGCCGCCGTGGCTGAGCGCCGTTGCGGCGGGAGAGAGAGGGGCGACCACAGCTGCGGTGGGGAAAGAGGGCCTACTCCTCGTCCCGCGGAGTGTCCGTCGGGCCCTCCTTCGGCGGGGGCGGGGTACGGAAGCCCTCGAAGCCGCGGCGGACCCGGCCGCCCAGGTCGCCCGCTCCGCCCGCGAGGTCCGTGACCAGCTTCATCAGCGGGTCCTTGGAAGTCTTCACATCGCTCGCGTAGCTGGCCGCCGACTCGCGGAAGGAGTCGCTGACCGAGGTGTCCTTGTCCCCGTCGCGCCGTGGGTAGTGGCCGTCCATGATCCGCTGGAAGTCCCGGGACTCGGCCCACTTCTTCAGCTCGGCGGCCCGCACGGTGGTGAACGGATGCGAGCGGGGCAAAACGTTCAGGATCTTCAGCACCGAGTCACGCAGATCGCCCCCGGACTCGTACTCCTCGGCCTGCTCCAGGAACGCGTCGACGTTCATCTCGTGCAGATGGTTGCCGCCCGCGATCTTCATCAGGCCGCGCATCGAGGCCTGCGGGTCCTGCCCGACCAGCAGACCCGCCCGGTCAGCGGACAGCTCCGACTTGCGGAACCACTCCCGGAGCGCCGTGATGATCGCCATGATCGCGAGGTTGCCCAGCGGGATCCAGGCCACTTTCAGTGCGAGGCTGGTCAGGAACAAAAGGATCGTGCGGTACACCGAATGCCCGGACAGCGCGTGTCCCACCTCGTGTCCGACGACCGCCCGCATCTCCTCCTCGTCGAGGAGCTCCACCAGCCCCGTGGTGACGACGATGATCGGCTCGTCCAGGCCGATGCACATAGCGTTCGGCTGCGGATCCTGGGTGACGTACATCGGCGGGACCTTCTTGAGGTCCAGGATGTAACAGGCGTCCAGCAGCATGTCGTGCAGGTGCTGGAACTGCCGCTCGGAGACGCGCACCGATTCGGACAGGTACAGCAGTCTCAGGCTCCGCTCGGGCAGCAGCCCGCTGAGCGTCTTGAAGACGGTGTCGAACCCGCTCAGCTTGCGCAGCGCGACCAGGGCCGAACGGTCGGACGGATGCTCGTAGGCACGCGAGGAGATCCCCGGGAAGCGCCTGCGCTGCCTGCTCGGCACGCGCTCGTGCCCCGTGTGCTGCTGGCCGTCGTCGGACATGACTTCCCCCATGTGCGTATGAGTGCCCACTGTGCCCCCGAGGCGGAGCCCAGCCTAGGCGGAGATACCGTGGACGGGCAGTACAGCCGAAGGAGTCCACTCATGGAGCATCACCTCGCAGCCGCGTGGCTGACCGAGGCCGCCGCGAGCGCCGTCCAGCAGCACGGGGCGGGGAATCTGCTCCGCATCGTCCTGATCGTCATGGTCCTGGGCTGTGCACTGACCGCCTGGTTCCTGCTGCGCGGCTACA from Streptomyces roseochromogenus subsp. oscitans DS 12.976 encodes the following:
- a CDS encoding glutamate-5-semialdehyde dehydrogenase; the encoded protein is MTTLSPYDSMSPVTQAAYRAKAAAADLAPLPRAVKDDALLAIADALEVRTSEIVEANAKDIAKARENGTSEAIVDRLTLTPERVRAIAADVRDVAKLPDPVGEIVRGSTLPNGIDLRQVRVPLGVVGIIYEARPNVTVDAAALCLKSGNAVLLRGSASAYESNTALVRVIRDAVGGAGLPADAVQLVPGESRDSVRELMRARGLVDVLIPRGGASLIQTVVSESIVPVIETGTGNCHVYVDATADIDMAIDILINSKAQRVSVCNAAETLLVHQDIAPEFLPRALDALAEAGVTVHADERVMAYAKDSHATVVEAVAEDWETEYLSYDIAAAVVDSLDKAVEHIRLWTSGHTEAIVTTSQQAARRFTQLVDSTTVAVNASTRFTDGGQFGFGAEIGISTQKLHARGPMGLPELTSTKYIVTGDGHVRP
- the obgE gene encoding GTPase ObgE, with the protein product MTTFVDRVELHVAAGNGGHGCASVHREKFKPLGGPDGGNGGRGGDVILTVDQSVTTLLDYHHSPHRKATNGKPGEGGNRSGKDGQDLVLPVPDGTVVLDKAGNVLADLVGHGTSYIAAQGGRGGLGNAALASARRKAPGFALLGEPGDLHDIVLELKTVADVALVGYPSAGKSSLISVLSAAKPKIADYPFTTLVPNLGVVTAGSTVYTIADVPGLIPGASQGKGLGLEFLRHVERCSVLVHVLDTATLESERDPVSDLDVIEEELRQYGGLDNRPRIVVLNKVDVPDGKDLAEMVRPDLEARGYRVFEVSAVAHIGLRELSFALGELVGKARAARPKEEATRIVIRPKAVDDAGFTVTREEVGGEPLFRVRGEKPERWVRQTDFNNDEAVGYLADRLNRLGVEEQLMKAGARNGDGVAIGPEDNAVVFDWEPTVMAGAEMLGRRGEDHRFDEARPAAQRRRDKQAERDEALREYDEFDPFE
- the proB gene encoding glutamate 5-kinase, which codes for MGEARRIVVKVGSSSLTTAAGGLDADRVDALVDVLAKIRSGGEREIVLVSSGAIAAGLAPLGLRRRPKDLARQQAAASVGQGLLVARYTASFARYGVRVGQVLLTSDDMSRRAHHRNASRTLDKLLAMGAFPIVNENDTVATDEIRFGDNDRLAALVAHLVHADLLVLLSDIDGVYDGDPSKPGTSRIAEVKGPEDLSGVEIGSAGKAGVGTGGMVTKVEAARIAAAAGIPVVLTSAVHAADALSGGDTGTYFHPTGKRSADRLLWLQHASTPQGALTLDDGAVDAVVKRRTSLLPAGIAAVEGEFSAGDPVELRDTTGRAVARGLVNFDAKEIPRLIGRSTRELARELGPAYEREVVHRDDLVLLHP
- the rplU gene encoding 50S ribosomal protein L21 — protein: MYAIVRSGGRQHKVAVGDIVEVDKISTAKVGDTVELSTLLVVDGDAVTSDPWVLAGIKVQAEVVDHHKGQKIDILRYKNKTGYRRRQGHRQQYTAIKVTSIPTAAK
- a CDS encoding Rne/Rng family ribonuclease, which produces QTPERAAAEAAAEAAETEEPEGPEEYAEERAETGSRRRRRRKGAAAEEARAVEAASEEEQESAETAEDLAEGEEAEETEGAEGFEEAGARRRRRRGGRRRRRGDVAEGEGAEAEELAAEQAEQDAEDTAEQEEEDAEEARDEVGGSTSSSRRRRRRRRRAGDTSVDTEPGDGDPERTVVKVREPRKPSEPSDEVQSIKGSTRLEAKKQRRREGREQGRRRVPIITEAEFLARREAVERVMVVRQYGERTQIGVLEDGVLVEHYVNKEQSTSYVGNVYLGKVQNVLPSMEAAFIDIGKGRNAVLYAGEVNFEALGMANGPRRIESALKSGQSVLVQVTKDPIGHKGARLTSQVSLPGRYLVYVPEGSMTGISRKLPDTERARLKTILKKIVPEDAGVIVRTAAEGASEEELRRDVERLQAQWEDIQKKSKNGNAPTLLYGEPDMTVRVVRDIFNEDFSKVIVSGDEAWDTVHGYVSHVAPDLAERLSKWTSEVDVFATYRIDEQLAKALDRKVWLPSGGSLVIDKTEAMVVIDVNTGKFTGQGGNLEETVTRNNLEAAEEIVRQLRLRDLGGIVVIDFIDMVLESNRDLVLRRLLECLGRDRTKHQVAEVTSLGLVQMTRKRVGQGLLESFSETCVHCNGRGVIVHMEQPTAVGGGGGKRKKRGRGGEVHEHVHETAAVAVETGEAVEPEAETAAEVAAEVAVPAALPAPEFAPDEELYSSVAEAEAAATRGRTRRRASRRASAPAGAPRAEKAPKAEKAERADKAAVEAVAVAEQAAVAAKEEAVVAPVVPAAAAGEAVAQVAVADQAAAAPQAEAVEEAAPKGRTRRRATRKVSAP
- the rpmA gene encoding 50S ribosomal protein L27 produces the protein MAHKKGASSTRNGRDSNAQRLGVKRFGGQVVNAGEILVRQRGTHFHPGAGVGRGGDDTLFALQAGAVEFGTHRGRKVVNIVPVA